From a region of the Zingiber officinale cultivar Zhangliang chromosome 10B, Zo_v1.1, whole genome shotgun sequence genome:
- the LOC122028660 gene encoding transcription factor bHLH30-like, which yields MDNTGLHHAHDLPIYPPEDQIGAVMTMATDACAADSSVASPSTANLPWPPLLNAPEPPFLIRDHVQERSFLFPNSLPPLPPPPAFYHDLYMGQPEQPDPLVGFMTAGAGINYADALVRGRGMMLAACSPSSSTFPFGSGLHAELAAAGARMTHQEIMDAKALAASKSHSEAERRRRERINAHLARLRSLLPSTTKTDKASLLAEVVQHVKELKRQTSEIAEETSPLPTETDELTVDAADDAEGRFVVRASLCCDDRSDLLPDLIKALKALRLRPLKAEITTLGGRIKHVLVVTGEDSDDEAGQPPHYSVEAIQEALKAVMERTQVDEPPSAAAGGTKRQRTAPTNMSTILEHRSI from the exons ATGGACAACACCGGCCTCCATCACGCCCATGATCTACCAATCTATCCACCGGAAGACCAAATCGGAGCGGTCATGACCATGGCTACTGATGCTTGCGCAGCAGATTCCTCTGTTGCTTCTCCTTCCACCGCTAATCTCCCATGGCCACCGCTTCTAAACGCCCCGGAGCCGCCCTTCCTGATTCGCGATCACGTCCAAGAACGCAGCTTCTTGTTCCCCAATTCGCTTCCGCCGCTCCCTCCGCCGCCGGCGTTCTACCACGACCTGTACATGGGACAGCCGGAGCAGCCGGACCCGCTAGTGGGGTTCATGACCGCGGGGGCGGGAATCAATTACGCCGATGCGTTGGTTCGCGGGCGCGGGATGATGTTGGCCGCGTGCTCGCCTTCTTCGTCGACGTTCCCCTTCGGCAGCGGCCTCCACGCCGAGCTGGCCGCAGCCGGCGCGAGGATGACGCACCAAGAAATCATGGACGCCAAGGCGCTGGCCGCCTCCAAAAGCCACAGCGAGGCCGAGCGCCGCCGCCGCGAGCGCATCAACGCCCATCTCGCGCGCCTGCGCAGCTTGCTCCCCAGCACCACAAAA ACCGATAAAGCGTCGTTGCTGGCGGAGGTAGTACAACACGTCAAAGAACTGAAGCGGCAGACTTCGGAAATCGCCGAGGAGACAAGCCCGCTCCCGACGGAGACAGATGAGTTGACGGTGGACGCGGCCGACGACGCGGAGGGGCGGTTCGTGGTGCGGGCGTCCTTGTGCTGCGACGACCGCTCCGACCTCCTCCCTGACCTCATCAAGGCGCTCAAGGCGCTGCGACTGCGGCCGCTCAAGGCCGAGATCACCACCCTCGGCGGCCGCATCAAGCACGTTCTCGTCGTCACCGGCGAGGACAGCGACGACGAGGCCGGCCAGCCGCCGCATTACTCCGTAGAGGCGATTCAAGAAGCATTGAAAGCTGTCATGGAGCGTACGCAGGTCGACGAGCCCCCGTCGGCGGCTGCGGGCGGGACCAAACGGCAGCGGACGGCGCCTACCAACATGTCCACCATACTCGAACACAGGTCGATTTAA